A stretch of the Capsicum annuum cultivar UCD-10X-F1 chromosome 10, UCD10Xv1.1, whole genome shotgun sequence genome encodes the following:
- the LOC107843548 gene encoding syntaxin-71 translates to MSVIDILTRVDSICKKYDKYDIDKQKDSNVAGDDAFARLYSSVESDIESALQKAETAANEKNRASVVAINAEIRRTKARLLEEVPKLQRLAVRKVKGLSGEELAARNDLVLALPDRINAIPDGSAAPPKQSGGWRASGSRTEIKFDSDGQFDNEYFQQTEESSQFKQEYEMRKMRQDQGLEVIAEGLDTLKNMASDMNEELDRQVPLMDEIDTKVDRATSDLKNTNVRLKHTVNQLRSSRNFCIDIILLCIILGIAAYLYNVLKK, encoded by the exons ATGAGTGTAATTGATATCCTAACTCGCGTTGATTCAATATGTAAGAAGTATGATAAGTATGACATTGACAAACAAAAAGACTCCAATGTTGCCGGCGACGATGCTTTCGCTCGTCTCTACTCTTCCGTAGAATCGGACATCGAATCTGCTCTTCAG AAAGCGGAAACGGCTGCTAATGAGAAGAATAGGGCATCTGTTGTGGCGATCAATGCAGAGATACGGAGGACTAAAGCGAGGTTACTTGAGGAAGTTCCGAAATTGCAGAGGTTGGCTGTGAGGAAG GTCAAAGGTCTTTCAGGTGAAGAACTTGCTGCCCGCAATGATTTGGTTCTTGCACTTCCTGACAGAATAAATGCCATACCAGATGGCTCTGCAGCTCCACCCAAACAATCTGGAGGATGGCGAGCTTCAGGTTCTCGCACGGAAATCAAATTTGATTCAG ATGGGCAATTTGACAATGAATACTTTCAACAAACTGAAGAGTCAAGTCAATTCAAGCAAGAGTACGAAATGCGGAAAATGAGACAG GACCAAGGTTTGGAGGTCATAGCGGAAGGCTTGGATACTTTGAAAAACATGGCCAGCGATATGAACGAG GAGTTGGATAGACAAGTTCCTCTAATGGATGAGATTGACACAAAG GTGGACAGGGCAACCTCGGACTTGAAGAATACCAACGTTAGGCTTAAGCATACAGTTAACCAG CTGAGATCTAGTCGCAACTTTTGCATTGACATCATTTTGTTGTGCATCATTCTTGGAATTGCAGCATATTTGTACAA TGTCTTGAAGAAGTAA